A stretch of Physeter macrocephalus isolate SW-GA chromosome 8, ASM283717v5, whole genome shotgun sequence DNA encodes these proteins:
- the LOC112064325 gene encoding 60S ribosomal protein L21-like, with product MTNTKGKRRGTCYMFSRPFRKHGAAPLATYMRIYKKGDIEDIKGTGTVQKGMPHKCYHGKTGRVYNVTQHAVGIIVNKQVKGKILAKRINVRIEDVKHCKSQDSFLKRVKGNDQKKKEAKEKGTWVQLKRQPAPPKEAHFVRTNGKEPELLEPIPYEFMT from the coding sequence ATGACCaacacaaagggaaagaggaggggcacCTGCTACATGTTCTCTAGGCCTTTTAGAAAACATGGAGCTGCTCCTTTGGCCACATACATGCGAATCTACAAGAAAGGTGATATAGAAGATATCAAGGGAACGGGCACTGTTCAAAAAGGAATGCCCCACAAATGTTACCATGGCAAAACTGGGAGAGTCTACAATGTTACCCAGCATGCTGTTGGCATCATTGTAAACAAACAAGTTAAGGGCAAGATTCTTGCCAAGAGAATTAATGTGCGTATCGAGGATGTTAAGCACTGTAAGAGCCAAGATAGCTTCCTGAAACGAGTGAAGGGaaatgatcagaaaaagaaggaagccaaaGAGAAAGGTACTTGGGTTCAGCTGAAGCGCCAGCCTGCTCCACCCAAGGAAGCACACTTCGTGAGAACCAATGGAAAAGAGCCTGAACTGCTGGAGCCCATTCCCTATGAATTCATGACATGA